Genomic DNA from Thermopolyspora flexuosa:
GATCCGGCGCGCAACATCCGGGCTTCCCGGTCACGATCGAGAACTGCGGCCGGACCTACACCTTCGACAAGCCTCCGACCAAGGTCGTCACCGGCTACCACCCCGCCCTGGAGACCCTGATCGCGCTCGGCCTGCAGGACCGCGTCGCCGGCCGTACCAACTTCTCCGAAAGCGCGTTCCTGCCGGGGCAGAAGGAGCACTACGACAAGATCCCGGAGATCTCTCCGACGATCATGCTGCCGCAGAAGGAGATCATGCTCTCCCAGGGCGCGGACCTCGTGATCGACAACTCCCCCGCCAGCTTCGACCCGGCGGGCGGGTACGCCACGATCGACGAGCTCGCCGCGGCCGGAACCCCCGTCTACCTGCTCGGCAACTGGTGCGACCCGGAGAGCCAGCTCGAATTCGACATCGAGCAGATCTTCACCGACCTGCGCAACCTCGGCGCGATCTTCGGCGTGCCCGACCGGGCCGAGAAGCTCATCACCGAGCTGCGTGCCCAGCTCGACGACGCGACCAGGCGGGTCGCCGACCGGCCCAAGGTCAGGGTCCTCGCCACCGACGGCGGCAAGGGCCCGGTCAACGCGTACGGCGGTACCGGCCTCACCAACGAGTTGATCAGGCTCGCCGGCGGCGAGAACGTGCTCGCCGACGTGCGGGCCGACTACACGGAGGTGAGCGCCGAGAAGATCGCCGCCACCGACCCGGAGGCACTGATCGTCAGCGAGTACGCCACGCTGCGCGGTGAGCCCATGCCCACCGCGCCGCAGAAGGCCGCGGACACCTTCGCGATCGCCAGGAACAGCACCGCCGCCAAGGAACGGCGCTACCTGCCCCTGCCCGTCGCGGCCCAGCACCCCGGCTACCGCAACGTCCTGGCCGTCATCGAGATCGCCAAGTTCCTGCACCCCGAAGCGTTCTCCTGATGAGCCAGGCGAGAGCACTGCGGCCGGCCCTCGCGGCCCGCGCCTCCGGCCGGCTTTGGGTGATCAACATCGCGCTCGGCCTCGCCGCCGTCGCCTCGACGCTGCTCGCGGTGAGCATCGGCGCGGTGCAGGTGAGCCCGGCACAGGTGTGGGGCATCGTCGCCGACCGGCTCGCGCCCGGCACGGTGGCGGCCGACTGGACGGCCGCGCAGGCCCAGATCGTCTGGGAGTTCCGCCTGCCCCGAGCCCTGCTCGCGCTGCTCGTGGGGGCCGGGCTGGCGGTGGTCGGCGCGGTGCTGCAGGCGCTGGTGCGCAACCCGCTCGCGGACCCGTTCCTGCTCGGCGTCTCCTCCGGCGCGTCGCTGGGGGCGGTGCTCGTCTTCATCCTCGGCACGTCCGCGCTCGGCGGGCTGTCGCTGTCGATGGCCGCGTTCCTCGGCGCGCTGCTCGCCATGGCGCTCGTCTACCTGCTGGCGCAGCGGTCGGGCCGGATCACCCCGGCCCGCCTCGTGCTCGCCGGGGTCGCCCTGGCGTACCTGTTCCAGGCGCTGTACAGCTTCGTGCTGCAGCGGGCGCAGAGCGGCCGGGCCGCCCAGCAGGTGCTGTTCTGGCTCATGGGCAGCCTCGGCGGGGCCCGCTGGGAGACGCTGCCGATCCCTGCGGTCGTGCTCCTCGCCGGCCTGCTCTACCTGCTCGTGCAGCATCGCCCGCTCAACGCGCTGAGCGCCGGCGAGGACACCGCGATCTCCCTCGGCGTCGGCGTCGCCTCGCTGCGCGTTCGGCTCTTCGTGCTCACCTCGCTGCTCGTCGGCGTCATGGTCGCCGTCACCGGCGCCATCGCCTTCGTCGGCCTCATCGTCCCGCACGCCGCGCGGCTGCTCGTCGGCGCCGACCACCGCCGGGTCCTGCCGGTCTCCGCCCTGCTCGGCGCGGTCTTCCTGCAACTCGTCGACGTCGCGGCCCGGACCATCGCCGCCCCGCAGGAGCTCGCCCTGAGCATCGTCACCGCCGTCTTCGGCGTGCCGTTCTTCCTCTGGCTGCTGCGGAGGCGCGGATGACCCTGCGGATCAACGGCGTGAGCCTGCGCATCGACCGGCGCCTCATCGTCCAGGACGCCGACCTCGAGGTCGGCCCCGGCGAGTTCGTCGGCCTGCTCGGCCCGAACGGCTGCGGCAAGTCCACCCTGCTCCGCAGCGCCTACCGCGCCCTGCGCCCCGCCGCCGGCCTCATCACGGTCGAGGGCGACGACCTGGTACGGCTGTCGCCGCGCGAGTCGGCGAGGCGCACGGCCGTGGTCGCCCAGGAGACCCCGGCCGAGCTCGCCTTCACCGTGGCCGAGATCGTGGCGATGGGCCGTACCCCGCACAAACGCCCCCTCGACCGCACCACCGAGGAGGACGAGCTCATCTGCGCCCAGGCCCTCGAACGCGTCGGCGCCTCCCACCTCGCCGGCCGCGAATTCGCCACGCTGTCCGGCGGGGAGAAGCAGCGGGTGCTCATCGCCCGCGCCCTCGCCCAGCAGAGCCGCCTGCTCCTGCTCGACGAGCCCACCAACCACCTCGACATCCGCCACCAGCTGGAGATCCTCCGCCTCGTGCGCGACCTCGGCGTCAGCACCCTCGCCGCGCTGCACGACCTCAACCAGGCCGCCGAGCACTGCGACCGCCTCTACCTCATGGACGGCGGCCGCATCGTGGCCGGCGGCACCCCGGAGGAGGTCCTCACCCCCGAACGCATCTCCCAGGTGTACGGCGTGCGCGCCGTACCCCGCACCCAGCTCGCCTTCGAGCTCAAGGAGGAGCCGTGATCACCCGGCTGCTGAGCCTGTCGCCCGCGGTCCGGCCACGCCTGGCGGCGCTGGTCGTCCTGCTGATCACGATCACCGCGACCTACGTCGGCCAGGGTGTGCTGGTCGCCCAGTCGCTCGCCCGGATCTTCGCCGGACGGCCGGTCTCCTCGATCGTCTGGTTCCTCGCCGGCATCGCCGCCCTGCAGCTCGTGCGCAGCGCGGCGCTGGCCGTACGGGAGAGCGTGGCGCTGCGCGCCTCCGGCGCCGTCAAGGCCGAGCTGCGCCGCCGCCTCACCGCCAAGCTGCTGCTGCTGGGGCCGGGCTGGACGCAGCGCGGCCGGACCGGCTCCACCCAGACCTCGCTCGTCGACGGCATCGAAACCGTGGACGCCTACATCGGCAGGTTCCTGCCGCAGACGATCGCCTCGCTGCTCGGCGCGGTCGGGGTCACCTCGTTCCTGTTCGTGCTCGATCCGATCATCGGCGTGGCCGTGCTGGCGTGCGCGGTGCTGATGGCGGTGCTGCCGCTGGCGTCGAACCGGGTGCTCAAGGACCGCAACGACGCCTGGCTGCGCGGCTACCGGGGCCTGTACGCCGAGAACCTGGACGCGTTGCAGGGCATGGCCACGCTCAAGGCGTTCAACGCCAGCGGCCGGCGCGGCCGGGAGCTCGCCGCGTTCGCCGAGCGGTTCTGCCGTGACTCGATCCGGCTGATGGCGATCGTCGTGGCCTACGTGGGCGGCATGGCGTTCGTCA
This window encodes:
- a CDS encoding FecCD family ABC transporter permease, translated to MSQARALRPALAARASGRLWVINIALGLAAVASTLLAVSIGAVQVSPAQVWGIVADRLAPGTVAADWTAAQAQIVWEFRLPRALLALLVGAGLAVVGAVLQALVRNPLADPFLLGVSSGASLGAVLVFILGTSALGGLSLSMAAFLGALLAMALVYLLAQRSGRITPARLVLAGVALAYLFQALYSFVLQRAQSGRAAQQVLFWLMGSLGGARWETLPIPAVVLLAGLLYLLVQHRPLNALSAGEDTAISLGVGVASLRVRLFVLTSLLVGVMVAVTGAIAFVGLIVPHAARLLVGADHRRVLPVSALLGAVFLQLVDVAARTIAAPQELALSIVTAVFGVPFFLWLLRRRG
- a CDS encoding ABC transporter ATP-binding protein, translated to MTLRINGVSLRIDRRLIVQDADLEVGPGEFVGLLGPNGCGKSTLLRSAYRALRPAAGLITVEGDDLVRLSPRESARRTAVVAQETPAELAFTVAEIVAMGRTPHKRPLDRTTEEDELICAQALERVGASHLAGREFATLSGGEKQRVLIARALAQQSRLLLLDEPTNHLDIRHQLEILRLVRDLGVSTLAALHDLNQAAEHCDRLYLMDGGRIVAGGTPEEVLTPERISQVYGVRAVPRTQLAFELKEEP
- a CDS encoding ABC transporter substrate-binding protein is translated as MRRLVLLLVSVLVVAGCGSRPATHQAAADRSGAQHPGFPVTIENCGRTYTFDKPPTKVVTGYHPALETLIALGLQDRVAGRTNFSESAFLPGQKEHYDKIPEISPTIMLPQKEIMLSQGADLVIDNSPASFDPAGGYATIDELAAAGTPVYLLGNWCDPESQLEFDIEQIFTDLRNLGAIFGVPDRAEKLITELRAQLDDATRRVADRPKVRVLATDGGKGPVNAYGGTGLTNELIRLAGGENVLADVRADYTEVSAEKIAATDPEALIVSEYATLRGEPMPTAPQKAADTFAIARNSTAAKERRYLPLPVAAQHPGYRNVLAVIEIAKFLHPEAFS